TGTGGTATTTCGACGGTATCAGCGGCACTACGGTTGATACTCTCACCAGCAGCCCGGCCTATCCGGATTCACCTGACGAAATAACCGAACTCACCGAACTGGAAAACCTGCAAAACCGGGCAAACAATTACGGCACATTGATCCGCGGCTTTATTGAAGCGCCGCAAACCGGCGAATACACCTTCTATGTCGCCGGGGATGACGAAACCCAGTTCTGGCTATCAGCCTCTGAAACCCCCGATTCGGTCAGTCAGATCGCGACCACCGGAAGAGCCACCCCCATCAGGGACTATAACCGTTACACATCCCAAACCTCCCCTGCCATTTATCTGGAAGCGGGCAGCCGCTACTACTTTGAGCTCCGGCATAAGGAAGGGGGATGGGATGATCACTTCAGCGTAGCGTGGGAGGGGCCAGGAATCAGCCGCCAGGTCATCAGTGGCGATCACCTCTACAGTTGGGCACAACGCTTGCCCACCACCGACCAGGAACTGACCGCCGAAGACGCGTATGAAATGGGCTATCGAGTTGGTTTCTTTGATGCGGAACAGGGGCTGGCCTTTACTCCTGGCTACCCTGTCCTGGATGGCGACGGTGATGGCCTGTATGACAACTGGGAGGTGCTCTATGGCCTTAACCCGGCCGACCCGACCGATGCCAATTCGGACCAGGATGATGACCTTCTCAGCGCCCTGGACGAGTTCTGGAGTGCAACCGACCCAACCAATCCTGACACCGACGGCGATGGCATTCCCGATGGCTATGAGTTTGCCTATGGACTGGACCCGCGTGACCCAACAGACGCATCGGTAGATCTGGATGGCGATGGGTACAGCGTGCTGGAAGAATACCTGGCTGGAACCGACCCCACCAATCCTGACGACAGCCCGGTCCAGGAAACGCAGTATACCGCCGGCTTTATCGGTCAGTATTTTCAGGGAACGAGTTTTGA
Above is a genomic segment from Marinobacter panjinensis containing:
- a CDS encoding PA14 domain-containing protein — protein: MWYFDGISGTTVDTLTSSPAYPDSPDEITELTELENLQNRANNYGTLIRGFIEAPQTGEYTFYVAGDDETQFWLSASETPDSVSQIATTGRATPIRDYNRYTSQTSPAIYLEAGSRYYFELRHKEGGWDDHFSVAWEGPGISRQVISGDHLYSWAQRLPTTDQELTAEDAYEMGYRVGFFDAEQGLAFTPGYPVLDGDGDGLYDNWEVLYGLNPADPTDANSDQDDDLLSALDEFWSATDPTNPDTDGDGIPDGYEFAYGLDPRDPTDASVDLDGDGYSVLEEYLAGTDPTNPDDSPVQETQYTAGFIGQYFQGTSFDDFLYTQKDPSIQFDWGSGSPSSQVPNNQFSIRWQGWFVPPHTDGTRSYQLTTRTDDGVRLLVNGKPVIDQWKNQSATSYSHELSLEPEERVAITMEYYEGGWDASAAFTVTDQQTGTELSASNVIESLDLSTTPEVSTLEDGISDIYKLRYGLPLLQPSADMVLNNEGVTVWDAYQSGLHPYTLETVSEPDAPATEPAPTEPAVSTVTLRWSAPGTRVDGSSISLSEISHYEINYGQSPDNLDQEVRADSTATEYTLEGLVEGTWYFTIRVIDTEGLTSQASDIVEFVVQ